The Gordonia sp. KTR9 genome contains a region encoding:
- a CDS encoding MadB family AAA-type ATPase → MTHVCAPRAATEDITPDSRSFPSVEELTDALGGQGYLIGPELAVVVHLATLLDRPLLLEGPAGVGKTELAKALAAASGRELVRLQCYEGLDESRALYEWDYARQLLHVQMLRDRISAELAAETTLSAASSALARAEVGVYTEDFLVARPLLAAITSPSPTVLLVDEIDRTDEAMEAVMLEVLAERQVTVPELGTFAARSSPWVILTSNDTRELSPALKRRCLHFQVDYPDPQTERDIVAVRAPDVEETVIGEVVDLARRLRDLPLRKSPSIAEVIDAARAASYLRSRDGQPGTPIDAHHHGALLALLVKFGSDGEIARRALSAESDAGGARATGSPIGVDGSTPGGSVTARAFGAGRARSAGARPGR, encoded by the coding sequence ATGACGCACGTGTGCGCACCCAGGGCAGCAACCGAGGACATCACCCCGGACAGCCGTTCCTTCCCTTCGGTGGAGGAGCTGACCGATGCCCTGGGCGGGCAGGGATACCTGATCGGTCCGGAACTGGCGGTCGTCGTCCATCTCGCGACGCTCCTCGACCGGCCCCTCCTGCTGGAGGGGCCGGCCGGGGTCGGCAAGACGGAGCTGGCGAAAGCGCTGGCGGCGGCGTCGGGTCGCGAGCTCGTCCGGCTGCAGTGCTACGAGGGTCTCGACGAGTCGCGCGCCCTCTACGAATGGGACTACGCGCGACAGCTTCTCCACGTGCAGATGCTGCGGGACCGGATCAGTGCCGAGCTCGCCGCCGAGACGACCCTCTCGGCCGCGAGTTCGGCACTGGCGCGCGCCGAGGTCGGCGTCTACACCGAGGACTTCCTGGTCGCGCGACCACTCCTGGCGGCCATCACGTCGCCGTCGCCGACGGTCCTCCTCGTCGACGAGATCGACCGCACCGACGAGGCGATGGAGGCGGTGATGCTCGAGGTCCTCGCCGAGCGCCAGGTGACGGTCCCGGAACTGGGGACGTTCGCGGCTCGATCGTCGCCGTGGGTCATCCTGACCTCCAACGACACCCGTGAACTCTCGCCGGCGCTCAAGCGTCGTTGCCTGCACTTCCAGGTCGACTATCCGGATCCGCAGACCGAACGCGACATCGTCGCGGTCCGCGCACCCGACGTCGAGGAGACAGTCATCGGTGAGGTGGTCGACCTCGCGCGTCGCCTCCGGGACCTCCCGTTGCGCAAGAGCCCGTCCATCGCCGAGGTGATCGACGCCGCACGGGCCGCCTCCTATCTCCGAAGCCGGGACGGGCAGCCGGGCACGCCGATCGACGCGCACCATCACGGTGCGCTGCTGGCGCTGCTCGTGAAATTCGGATCCGACGGTGAGATCGCCCGGCGCGCACTGTCCGCCGAGTCCGACGCCGGGGGTGCGCGGGCGACCGGATCGCCGATCGGGGTCGACGGGTCGACGCCCGGCGGGTCGGTGACCGCGCGCGCGTTCGGTGCCGGACGGGCCCGCAGCGCGGGTGCCCGCCCGGGCCGGTGA
- the madC gene encoding MadC family VWA domain-containing protein: MAVTSMPVATSRRADPLDLFAVAFGRVLRSSGVAASPAEVIEIRRTLAMVGAAEPAVLRAALQSVCVKYGHETAGFARAFELFFLGAEPDPADGDDLPRPRGVAAELPDDVVWDEEFEGAARQIGADEHTDEIGDLMADDPDAGHRDAESAHREENDFSVSAGAEQLGVDPDGGTTGGGVTYTVEVDTADSSTVGELTGPAARVSSRPLGLAGASAILAALDAYDPRKAYGVDGTDDLGDVRRAELERALGAFVDALVARLDAGAVEAVSGVDRPAEAYVDQAEIDRACHRLIQRMRGAPRRVVRPVDRGALDIRATMRAAVATDGVPAELWRRRRRPGPVRMLVLVDVSLSVRPVTGFILRLAQTLHRFGDRCEVIAFVDRPVRVTTALRTAAAGSALAAVLAADGLDLATTSDYGRMFGELLGEFGDLIGRRTSVLVVGDARSNGLDPRVDLVAEVGRRSHRIAWITPEPERYWAQSGCAMADYADHCSGVVSVRDGAEMLARCDELGAALR; encoded by the coding sequence ATGGCGGTGACCTCCATGCCCGTTGCCACGTCGAGGCGGGCGGACCCGCTCGATCTGTTCGCCGTCGCGTTCGGGCGGGTCCTGCGGAGCTCCGGCGTCGCGGCCTCGCCGGCCGAGGTGATCGAGATCCGCCGCACCCTGGCGATGGTCGGGGCCGCCGAACCGGCGGTCCTGCGCGCGGCACTGCAGAGTGTCTGCGTCAAATACGGTCATGAGACAGCAGGTTTCGCGCGGGCGTTCGAGCTGTTCTTCCTCGGCGCCGAACCCGATCCGGCGGACGGGGACGACCTTCCCCGGCCGCGCGGGGTCGCGGCGGAACTGCCCGATGACGTCGTCTGGGACGAGGAGTTCGAGGGTGCTGCCCGGCAGATCGGTGCCGACGAGCACACCGACGAGATCGGCGACCTGATGGCGGACGATCCCGATGCCGGCCACCGCGACGCCGAGAGCGCTCACCGTGAGGAGAACGACTTCAGCGTCTCGGCCGGAGCCGAGCAGCTCGGTGTCGACCCGGATGGCGGAACGACCGGCGGGGGAGTGACGTACACCGTCGAGGTCGACACCGCCGACTCGTCGACGGTAGGCGAACTGACCGGACCTGCGGCCCGGGTCTCGAGCCGGCCACTCGGGCTGGCCGGTGCCTCGGCCATCCTGGCCGCTCTCGACGCCTACGATCCGCGCAAGGCCTACGGTGTCGACGGCACCGACGATCTCGGCGACGTCCGGAGGGCCGAACTGGAACGTGCACTCGGTGCCTTCGTGGACGCGCTGGTCGCGCGGCTGGACGCCGGCGCCGTCGAGGCGGTGTCAGGCGTCGACCGTCCGGCCGAGGCCTACGTCGACCAGGCCGAGATCGACCGTGCATGTCACCGGCTGATCCAGCGCATGCGGGGCGCGCCGCGGCGCGTTGTCCGCCCGGTCGACCGCGGGGCCCTCGACATCCGGGCGACGATGCGCGCGGCGGTCGCGACCGACGGCGTGCCCGCCGAACTGTGGCGTCGTCGCAGGCGGCCCGGTCCCGTCCGGATGCTGGTCCTCGTCGACGTCTCGCTCTCGGTCCGTCCGGTCACCGGGTTCATCCTGCGTCTCGCACAGACATTGCACCGCTTCGGCGACCGTTGTGAGGTCATCGCATTCGTCGATCGGCCGGTGCGTGTCACGACCGCCCTGCGGACCGCGGCGGCCGGCTCGGCACTCGCGGCGGTGCTCGCCGCAGACGGCCTCGACCTCGCCACGACCAGCGACTACGGGCGCATGTTCGGCGAGTTGCTGGGCGAGTTCGGCGACCTCATCGGCAGGCGGACATCGGTGCTCGTCGTCGGGGACGCGCGCAGCAACGGCCTCGACCCGCGTGTCGACCTGGTCGCCGAGGTGGGTCGCCGATCTCACCGGATCGCCTGGATCACACCGGAACCCGAACGCTACTGGGCGCAGTCCGGATGTGCGATGGCCGACTACGCCGACCATTGCAGCGGCGTCGTCAGTGTGCGTGACGGCGCCGAGATGCTCGCGCGCTGCGACGAGTTGGGTGCGGCGCTCAGATGA
- a CDS encoding iron-containing alcohol dehydrogenase — protein sequence MLGDARRRTSGQVAKFHTPEIVLGPGAFGEVPVATAGLGMRRPFVVSDRCLERTPWYAQLIAGLRAGGLDAASYLDVSPNPRSGEVAAAFLAYKAHDADGLVALGGGSVIDAAKGVAVLAANGGHILEYEGIDRARRPLPPLIAVPTTAGSGADVSQFCIINDAERRTKVTIIGRSLVPDVTVSDPTLLMTAPAEVTAQVGMDVLTHCVEAYVSLAHGRLTDSLALESIRGVWTHLERLVDDPRDRVAAEEMSLAALRAGMAFTNAILGATHAMSHPVGGHCDAPHGAINAVLLPHVIRYNAHVCADGFVDLAGAIGVETSGDARTVADRLADAIAALGARVGMPASLEPLGVRTADLDRLTTHALADSCMTTNPRRPQAAGIRDLYAEAL from the coding sequence ATGCTGGGTGACGCGCGCCGGCGGACATCGGGCCAGGTCGCCAAGTTCCACACGCCGGAGATCGTTCTCGGACCGGGGGCCTTCGGCGAGGTGCCGGTGGCGACGGCGGGACTCGGGATGCGCCGGCCGTTCGTGGTCAGCGACCGGTGTCTGGAACGCACGCCGTGGTACGCACAGCTGATCGCCGGGCTGCGGGCCGGCGGCCTCGACGCGGCGTCGTACCTGGATGTGTCGCCCAACCCACGGTCCGGCGAGGTCGCGGCCGCGTTCCTCGCCTACAAGGCGCACGACGCCGACGGCCTCGTCGCCCTGGGCGGCGGCTCGGTGATCGACGCGGCCAAAGGGGTTGCCGTACTGGCCGCCAACGGCGGTCACATCCTCGAATACGAGGGGATCGACCGCGCCCGGCGGCCGCTTCCGCCGCTCATCGCGGTGCCGACGACGGCCGGCAGCGGCGCGGACGTCTCCCAGTTCTGCATCATCAACGACGCCGAGCGTCGTACGAAGGTGACCATCATCGGGCGATCACTCGTGCCGGACGTGACCGTGAGCGACCCGACCCTGCTGATGACCGCGCCCGCCGAGGTCACCGCGCAGGTGGGCATGGATGTGCTGACCCACTGCGTCGAGGCCTACGTCTCGCTCGCGCACGGGCGGCTCACGGATTCGCTTGCGCTGGAATCCATCCGCGGGGTGTGGACGCATCTCGAGCGTCTCGTCGACGATCCGCGGGACCGGGTGGCGGCCGAGGAGATGTCACTGGCCGCGCTGCGCGCCGGGATGGCGTTCACCAATGCGATCCTCGGCGCGACCCACGCGATGAGTCACCCGGTCGGGGGACACTGCGACGCACCCCACGGTGCGATCAACGCGGTCCTGCTGCCGCATGTGATCCGCTACAACGCCCACGTGTGTGCCGACGGTTTCGTCGACCTGGCCGGCGCCATCGGGGTCGAGACCTCCGGCGACGCCCGGACCGTCGCGGACCGGCTCGCCGATGCCATCGCCGCCCTCGGTGCCCGGGTGGGGATGCCCGCGTCGCTCGAACCGCTGGGCGTCCGCACCGCCGACCTCGACCGCCTCACCACCCACGCGCTGGCGGACTCGTGCATGACCACCAACCCGCGGCGACCACAGGCCGCGGGCATCCGAGATCTCTACGCCGAAGCACTCTGA
- a CDS encoding MadS family sensor histidine kinase, translating into MTGPSPERSALPEQADLDSLVGLRSVKGSHYAALRGVEARLSRVVGALERISRALVRTAEGPEALVIAVVEAARDHLGADWVVFALADGRLEQSAPRHLISAGSGRLYAFEGSERADAPDDLPDEVLNRLNDILRGHETVLHGAILQEDHVHVPVELDGNVVGGLSAWTPVGRMVDPTDLVVLRILASQAIVALLNAELFSETDRHAIELAKRNTELERTQRELSAAMRATVLNEERARIARELHDSVTQSVLSAGVQIELCRDLVEGPALDRLEMAGRLTKEAVEQLRSFIYALNNATNAPSPSVRDVLTELCSLHMPPDLTTAVHVRGRARDLTDEVQHALLRIAGEALFNAAVHARADQVTVTLTYSADTVALSVDDDGVGDPEHLRRVMRTASLGDLTAGRHRGLANMSYRAAELGGELRIRRSRIGGIRVAVALPVGSTNTAIADDPLGTKEFD; encoded by the coding sequence ATGACCGGTCCGTCGCCCGAGCGAAGCGCGCTCCCCGAACAGGCCGACCTCGACAGCCTGGTCGGCCTCCGCAGTGTCAAGGGCAGTCACTATGCGGCGCTGCGCGGGGTCGAGGCGCGGTTGAGTCGCGTGGTCGGGGCACTCGAGCGGATCTCACGCGCTCTCGTCCGTACCGCCGAGGGGCCCGAGGCGCTCGTCATCGCGGTTGTCGAGGCTGCGCGGGACCATCTGGGCGCGGACTGGGTCGTCTTCGCGCTGGCAGATGGGCGGCTGGAGCAATCGGCCCCGCGTCACCTGATCAGCGCGGGAAGTGGCCGGCTGTACGCCTTCGAGGGCTCCGAGCGGGCCGACGCGCCCGACGACCTGCCCGACGAAGTCCTCAATCGGCTCAACGACATCCTGCGCGGACACGAGACCGTCCTGCACGGCGCGATCCTGCAGGAGGACCACGTCCATGTCCCGGTCGAACTCGACGGCAACGTCGTCGGGGGGCTCTCGGCCTGGACACCGGTCGGCCGTATGGTCGACCCGACCGACCTCGTCGTTCTGCGTATCCTGGCCAGTCAGGCGATCGTCGCGCTGCTCAACGCGGAGTTGTTCTCCGAGACAGACAGGCACGCAATCGAACTGGCGAAGCGCAACACCGAGCTCGAACGAACCCAGCGGGAGCTGTCGGCCGCGATGCGTGCGACCGTGCTCAACGAGGAGCGCGCACGGATCGCCCGGGAACTCCACGACTCGGTCACCCAGTCGGTGCTGTCGGCGGGCGTGCAGATCGAACTGTGCCGCGACCTCGTCGAGGGCCCCGCACTCGACCGCCTGGAGATGGCCGGCCGGCTGACCAAGGAAGCCGTCGAACAGCTGCGGTCGTTCATCTACGCGCTCAACAACGCGACGAACGCACCGTCGCCGAGCGTGCGCGACGTCCTGACCGAACTGTGCTCGTTGCACATGCCACCGGACCTGACGACGGCTGTCCATGTGCGGGGCCGGGCGCGGGATCTGACCGACGAAGTCCAGCACGCCCTGCTGCGGATCGCCGGCGAGGCCCTGTTCAACGCCGCTGTGCACGCCCGCGCCGACCAGGTCACGGTGACTCTCACCTACTCCGCGGACACGGTGGCACTGTCGGTCGACGACGACGGTGTGGGCGATCCCGAGCATCTGCGCCGGGTGATGCGCACCGCCTCGCTCGGCGATCTCACCGCCGGACGGCACCGCGGCCTGGCGAACATGTCGTATCGCGCCGCCGAGCTGGGGGGTGAACTGCGGATCCGACGGTCGCGGATCGGCGGCATCCGGGTCGCGGTGGCGCTGCCGGTCGGCTCGACGAACACCGCCATCGCCGACGATCCGCTCGGAACCAAGGAGTTCGATTGA
- a CDS encoding MadR family response regulator transcription factor, translating to MSDNDIRRPIRTLLVDDHALLRQGMRSLLEREDVVEVVGEAGTADAALAEVNARRPDVVVVDLKLSAGTEYEGLRLIKEIAQRHPEVAALVLTTFLDDDLVVRAVRAGARGYVVKDVDTTELVRAIQAVSGGGSAFDPRSAAVVLRAVSGENETSEALSDREREVLRLLADGLSNKRIGETLYISESTVKFHIRNIIRKLGVSKRTDAVYIASKRGLI from the coding sequence TTGAGTGACAACGACATCAGACGTCCCATCCGGACGCTTCTGGTCGACGACCACGCTCTGCTGCGGCAGGGCATGCGGTCGCTGCTGGAACGCGAGGACGTCGTCGAGGTGGTCGGCGAGGCGGGGACGGCCGACGCTGCGCTCGCCGAGGTGAACGCGCGACGTCCCGACGTGGTGGTGGTCGACCTCAAGCTGTCCGCCGGCACCGAGTACGAGGGATTACGTCTCATCAAGGAGATCGCGCAGCGCCACCCGGAGGTCGCGGCGCTGGTGCTCACCACGTTTCTCGACGACGACCTCGTGGTGCGCGCCGTTCGGGCGGGTGCCCGGGGATACGTGGTCAAGGACGTCGACACGACCGAACTCGTGCGCGCGATCCAGGCGGTGTCGGGTGGCGGGAGCGCGTTCGACCCGCGCAGTGCGGCCGTGGTGTTGCGTGCGGTGTCAGGTGAGAACGAGACGTCCGAGGCACTCAGTGATCGGGAACGCGAGGTGTTGCGACTCCTCGCGGACGGACTGTCCAACAAGCGTATCGGCGAGACGCTCTACATCTCGGAATCGACCGTGAAGTTCCACATTCGCAACATCATTCGCAAACTCGGGGTGTCGAAGCGGACCGACGCGGTCTACATCGCCAGCAAGCGCGGGCTCATCTGA
- the mftM gene encoding mycofactocin oligosaccharide methyltransferase MftM, with amino-acid sequence MTATDLATTSTSAPVEPSPALPFAPRALRSPLVPSGFTRCGLLSWRRQSGALLIAHPFDERSISDAVVVDGLVALVEAGVLAGQAQFESAATGIIRTAADTPADAWSAFYDNSVRELRTGACAFAPVHRRARSLIAGRSVLEVGSCFGFFDLACALDGLEVSACDISPGAVSLLSRAARRVGLPVVATVGNATALPYADNSADTVTLIHLLEHLDPAGARTALGEALRVARKRVVVGVPFEDEPSPHFGHLVRLTEDDLYDWARSVPHAGAEILVDHGGWLVLTPEP; translated from the coding sequence ATGACCGCGACCGATCTGGCAACGACCTCGACGAGTGCGCCTGTCGAACCATCGCCGGCACTCCCGTTCGCACCGCGGGCGCTCCGATCCCCGCTTGTTCCATCGGGCTTCACACGTTGTGGGCTCCTCTCCTGGCGTCGACAGTCAGGCGCCCTGCTCATCGCGCATCCCTTCGACGAACGGAGCATCTCCGACGCGGTCGTCGTCGACGGTCTCGTCGCGCTCGTCGAGGCCGGGGTGTTGGCCGGCCAGGCGCAGTTCGAGTCCGCGGCGACGGGCATCATCCGCACCGCGGCGGACACGCCTGCGGATGCCTGGTCGGCCTTCTATGACAATTCTGTTCGCGAACTGCGCACGGGCGCTTGCGCATTCGCGCCGGTCCACCGGCGGGCACGCAGTCTCATCGCGGGCCGGAGTGTGCTGGAGGTGGGGTCCTGCTTCGGCTTCTTCGACCTCGCCTGCGCGCTGGACGGCCTCGAGGTCTCGGCCTGCGACATCTCGCCGGGTGCGGTGTCGTTGCTCTCCCGGGCCGCACGCCGAGTCGGACTCCCCGTCGTCGCAACTGTCGGGAACGCGACCGCACTCCCTTACGCCGACAACTCGGCGGACACCGTCACCCTCATCCATCTCCTCGAGCACCTCGACCCTGCCGGCGCACGCACCGCGCTCGGCGAGGCGCTCCGGGTCGCGCGAAAGCGCGTGGTCGTCGGGGTGCCGTTCGAGGACGAACCGAGCCCGCACTTCGGCCACCTCGTGCGGCTCACCGAAGACGACCTGTACGACTGGGCACGATCGGTGCCACACGCCGGTGCCGAGATCCTCGTCGACCACGGCGGCTGGCTGGTTCTCACGCCCGAACCCTGA
- a CDS encoding universal stress protein → MKLLVAYIATSGGEDAVALGACLARTFDAELELCIVIPPEPESADPSEQVSVERLSDALDSAARRWLDAAAEKLPDDIELTTTIAEHPNPGEGLIVQAQRTSADMLVIGGAGGGIRGRHTLGTVVNDILHSAPVPVAVAPPGFAHLGADEVREISVAIGDRPGTPLLFETALRSGVRAHRPIRLISLVAVDDVQPWRTEPEERALDHAREHARRSLEAAREQLPQDFPVSSVVAQGSTVEEAVGSLDWQDGDIVMVGSSRLAAPNTLFLGTTAAKILRAVSVPMIVVPKGTD, encoded by the coding sequence ATGAAGCTGCTCGTCGCCTACATCGCCACCTCGGGGGGCGAGGACGCGGTCGCACTCGGTGCCTGTCTCGCGCGCACCTTCGACGCCGAACTCGAGCTCTGCATCGTCATCCCTCCCGAGCCCGAGAGTGCCGACCCGTCCGAACAGGTGTCGGTGGAACGGCTCTCCGACGCCCTGGACAGCGCCGCCAGACGTTGGCTCGACGCGGCCGCGGAGAAACTGCCCGACGACATCGAACTCACCACGACCATCGCCGAACACCCCAATCCGGGTGAGGGACTCATCGTCCAGGCCCAGCGGACCTCGGCGGACATGTTGGTGATCGGCGGCGCCGGCGGCGGCATCCGCGGGCGGCACACGCTCGGGACCGTCGTCAACGACATCCTGCACTCGGCGCCGGTGCCGGTCGCGGTGGCCCCACCGGGGTTCGCGCATCTCGGTGCCGACGAGGTTCGGGAGATCTCGGTCGCCATCGGCGATCGACCCGGGACCCCACTGCTGTTCGAGACGGCGCTTCGGAGCGGTGTTCGTGCCCACCGACCGATCCGCTTGATCTCGTTGGTGGCCGTCGACGACGTGCAACCATGGCGCACCGAACCGGAGGAGCGGGCACTCGATCATGCTCGCGAGCATGCGCGCCGCAGCCTGGAAGCAGCCAGAGAGCAGCTGCCACAGGACTTCCCGGTCAGCTCAGTGGTTGCCCAGGGATCCACGGTCGAGGAGGCCGTCGGTTCGCTGGACTGGCAGGACGGCGACATCGTCATGGTCGGATCCAGCCGGCTCGCGGCGCCCAACACCCTGTTCCTCGGCACGACTGCGGCGAAGATCCTCCGCGCTGTGTCCGTTCCGATGATCGTCGTCCCCAAGGGCACCGACTGA
- the glsA gene encoding glutaminase A, protein MRSLVDGYLSHIMDECHSDRSGHVADYIPELAAVDPEGYGLSLCVHDGHTYSQGDSATSFTIQSVSKPLTYAMILKKHGTAAVDAKIGVEPSGEAFNEISVDDRRRPKNPMINAGAIFAASMLLPPTRDVDDAAVDAAFREVLEFYSGCAGRHLVMDEEVYASEAATGSRNRAIAYMLDSFGALETSPDAALDLYYRQCSIRVTTDDLAGIGATIGNGGMNPRTGRTVFSNETAQRLLSVMTTCGMYDGAGDWVTSVGLPAKSGVGGGILAVLPGQLGIGVYSPRLDAHGNSVRGVDVCRHLSTDLGLHMFNVTRESRVTIRSVYDLADTPVSAEWGEQERSYLRTCRDRIRVYELQGDLTFAGAESVQRRLEADLDDYTVVIVEISRIGVIDAVARTMVLSIKRLLDDSGRRAALVDPDGVVRSSVDRHRNDAAVPDLDAPPELQGFDPALPHVHSTMDDAVIDAETFLLKHYYDQ, encoded by the coding sequence ATGCGATCCCTCGTCGACGGATACCTCAGCCACATCATGGACGAATGCCACTCGGATCGGTCCGGGCACGTCGCCGACTACATCCCCGAACTCGCCGCGGTCGACCCCGAGGGCTACGGACTGTCGCTGTGCGTGCACGACGGGCACACCTACTCGCAGGGTGATTCCGCGACGTCGTTCACGATCCAGTCGGTCTCCAAACCCCTCACCTACGCGATGATCCTGAAGAAGCACGGCACCGCGGCGGTCGACGCGAAGATCGGCGTGGAGCCGTCGGGGGAGGCGTTCAACGAGATCAGCGTCGACGACCGTCGCCGCCCCAAGAATCCGATGATCAACGCCGGGGCCATCTTCGCCGCGTCGATGCTCCTCCCGCCGACGCGGGACGTCGACGACGCCGCGGTGGACGCCGCCTTCCGAGAGGTGCTCGAGTTCTACTCGGGATGTGCCGGCCGGCATCTCGTCATGGACGAGGAGGTCTACGCCTCAGAGGCCGCGACGGGTTCGCGCAATCGAGCCATCGCTTACATGCTCGACAGTTTCGGCGCCCTCGAGACCAGTCCGGACGCGGCGCTCGATCTCTACTACCGGCAGTGCTCGATCCGGGTGACGACCGACGACCTCGCCGGGATCGGCGCCACCATCGGGAACGGCGGGATGAATCCCCGTACGGGCCGGACGGTGTTCTCCAATGAAACCGCGCAGCGGTTGCTGAGCGTGATGACGACGTGCGGCATGTACGACGGCGCGGGTGACTGGGTCACCTCCGTCGGACTGCCGGCCAAGAGCGGCGTCGGGGGCGGCATCCTCGCGGTGCTCCCGGGCCAGCTCGGCATCGGCGTGTACTCGCCACGGCTCGACGCCCACGGCAACAGCGTCCGCGGAGTGGATGTCTGCCGCCATCTGTCGACAGATCTCGGGCTGCACATGTTCAACGTGACACGAGAGAGCCGCGTGACCATCCGCTCGGTGTACGACCTCGCCGACACCCCCGTCAGCGCCGAGTGGGGCGAACAGGAGCGCAGCTACCTTCGGACGTGTCGCGACCGGATCCGCGTCTACGAACTGCAGGGTGACCTGACCTTCGCGGGCGCCGAGAGCGTGCAGCGACGCCTCGAAGCCGACCTCGACGACTACACCGTGGTCATCGTCGAGATCTCGCGGATCGGGGTGATCGACGCCGTCGCACGCACCATGGTGCTGAGCATCAAACGACTGCTGGACGACAGCGGGCGGCGTGCGGCTCTCGTCGACCCCGACGGCGTCGTCCGTTCCAGTGTCGACCGGCACCGCAACGATGCGGCGGTGCCCGATCTCGATGCGCCGCCGGAACTCCAGGGCTTCGATCCTGCGCTTCCACATGTGCATTCGACGATGGACGACGCGGTCATCGACGCCGAGACGTTTCTGCTGAAGCACTATTACGACCAGTGA
- the nucS gene encoding endonuclease NucS: MRLVIAECQVDYVGRLTAHLPMARRLLLIKSDGSVSVHADDRAYKPLNWMSPPCWLTEAQVPDGTQAQAYWVVTNKAGEELRITIASIEHDSQHELGVDPGLVKDGVEAHLQELLAEHVETLGPGHTLIRREYMTAIGPVDLLCRDASGATVAVEIKRRGEIDGVEQLTRYLELLNRDTTLAPVAGVFAAQQIKPQARTLAEDRGIRCVVLDYDELRGAESTEFRLF, translated from the coding sequence GTGCGTCTCGTCATCGCGGAGTGTCAGGTCGATTACGTGGGGCGGTTGACCGCTCATCTGCCGATGGCTCGGCGGTTGCTGCTGATCAAGTCCGACGGATCGGTGAGCGTGCACGCCGACGACCGTGCCTACAAGCCACTGAACTGGATGAGCCCGCCGTGCTGGCTCACCGAGGCGCAGGTTCCCGACGGAACGCAGGCGCAGGCGTACTGGGTCGTCACCAACAAGGCCGGTGAAGAACTCCGCATCACCATCGCGTCGATCGAACACGACTCCCAGCACGAGCTCGGTGTCGACCCCGGGCTCGTGAAGGACGGGGTCGAGGCGCATCTGCAGGAACTGCTCGCCGAGCACGTCGAGACGCTGGGGCCGGGCCACACCCTCATCCGTCGCGAGTACATGACCGCGATCGGGCCGGTCGACCTGCTGTGTCGAGACGCGTCGGGTGCCACCGTGGCCGTCGAGATCAAACGGCGCGGTGAGATCGACGGCGTCGAGCAGCTCACCCGATATCTCGAACTGCTCAACCGCGACACCACGCTCGCCCCGGTTGCCGGGGTCTTCGCCGCCCAGCAGATCAAGCCGCAGGCCCGGACTCTCGCCGAGGATCGCGGAATCCGTTGTGTGGTGCTGGATTACGACGAACTGCGGGGAGCGGAAAGCACGGAGTTCCGGCTCTTCTAG
- the mce gene encoding methylmalonyl-CoA epimerase, with amino-acid sequence MSSSATDPSTTALISDLIVAIDHVGIAVPDLDAAKEWYATHLGFETLHQETNAEQGVEEAMVGPAGGTGAVIQLLAPLDESSTIAKFIDRNGPGLQQLAVRVTDVDAVTARLTEAGVRVLYPAAKRGTADSRINFVHPKDAGGVLLELVEPAATAH; translated from the coding sequence ATGTCTTCCTCTGCAACGGACCCCAGCACCACCGCACTCATCTCCGACCTGATCGTCGCCATCGATCACGTGGGCATCGCCGTCCCCGATCTCGACGCCGCCAAAGAGTGGTATGCGACCCACCTCGGGTTCGAGACACTGCACCAGGAGACGAACGCCGAGCAGGGTGTCGAAGAGGCCATGGTCGGACCGGCCGGTGGCACCGGCGCGGTGATCCAGTTGCTCGCACCACTCGACGAGTCGTCCACCATCGCCAAGTTCATCGACCGCAACGGCCCCGGGCTCCAGCAGCTCGCCGTGCGGGTGACCGACGTCGACGCGGTCACCGCACGACTCACCGAAGCCGGCGTCCGCGTCCTCTACCCCGCCGCCAAGCGAGGCACCGCGGACTCGCGGATCAACTTCGTGCACCCCAAGGACGCCGGCGGCGTCCTGCTCGAACTCGTGGAGCCCGCCGCCACCGCGCACTGA